In the Azospirillum sp. TSH100 genome, CCTGCGCCACGGCTTGGGCTTGGGGGGATGACGGCGGGCGGGAATGCCGCCATGGTGGCTGACTATTCGTCCATCCACCGGTTGCAGCGCAAGGGTTCCGCCAGTCTTCATGCCAGCCTCCATGCCGATGTCCACCCTTCTGTCCGACGCCTTCGCCGTGCTGGCCCCGGTTTTCGTGGTGGCCGCGCTCGGCTATGGCTGGACTCGGGGGAAGCTGCCTTACGACAGCGCCTTCATCACCACCTTCGCGATCAACGTGTCGTCGCCCTGCCTGGTCTTCTCCGCCCTGACCCGGCTGCACCTGTCCGCCGACGTCATGGGGGAGATCGCGTTGGCCGCCACCCTGTGCATGGGGCTGACGGCGCTGGCCTCCATCCCGGTGCTGCTGGCGTCGGGTCTGTCGCTGCGGGTCTATGTGCCGGCGATGGCCTTCCCCAACGCCGGCAACCTGGGCCTGCCGGTCTGCCTGTTCGCCTTCGGGGAAAACGGCCTCAGCCTCGCCGTGCTGTTCTATGCAGTGATGTCGGTCGGCCAGTTCACCCTGGGGCCGGCGCTGGCCGCCGGACGGTTCGACCTGGGGCAGATGGCGCGCACCCCGACGATCTACGCGGTGGCGCTGGCTGTGGCGATCCAGCTGGCCGGGTGGCCGCTGCCGGTGTGGATCGGCAACACCACCACGCTGCTGGGCAACTGCGCCGTGCCGCTGATGCTGTTCTCGCTGGGGGTGGCGCTGTCGAAGCTGCGCCTGTCCGGAGCGGTGCGGGCGCTGTCGATGTCGGCCTTCCGTCTGGCCGTCGGCTTCGCCATGGGACTGCTGGTGGCCTGGGCGATGGGGCTGACCGGGGCGGCGCGCGGCGTGGTGCTGGTGCAGAGCTCCATGCCGGTGGCGGTCTTCAACTATCTCTGGGCGCTGCGCTACGGCAATTCGCCGGAGGATGTGGCCGGCATGGTCCTGGGGTCCACCGCCATGGCCTTCATCGGCCTGCCGGCGCTATTGATGTTCGTGATGCAATAGAAGGGAGGGGTCTCATGGCGCACAGGGAACACCGCTACGCCGTCCGGCTCGACTGGACCGGCAATCTCGGCACCGGCACCTCGTCCTACCGGGCCTACAGTCGCGACCACACGCTGAGCGCCGGGACCAAGCCGGCAATCCCCGCCACCTCGGACGCGGCCTTCCGCGGCGATCCGGCACGCTGGAACCCGGAGGAGATGCTGGTCGGTTCCCTGTCCTCCTGCCACCAGCTCTGGTACCTGCATCTCTGTTCGGCCGCCGGGATCGTCGTCACCGGCTACAGCGACGACGCGGACGGGGTGATGGAGGAGGAGGCCGACGGCGGCGGCCAGTTCACCGCCGTGGTCCTGCGGCCGCGGGTGACCCTGGCGCCGGGATCGGACGCCGGCAAGGCGTTGGCCCTGCACCACGAGGCGGCGGAGAAATGCTTCATCGCCCGGTCCGTCAATTTCCCGGTCCGGCATGAACCGGAGGTCGAGGTCGAAGCAGAGGCGGCCGACAATGGCCGCTGACCCCATGAGCATGCCGATGGAAGGTGCCCCCGCCCTGTCCGTCCTGGACGCCGTCGCCGGCCGGCGCAGCGTCCGTGCCTTTTTGGCCAGGCCGGTGGAGCGGGAGACGGTTCTGCGCATCCTCGATCTCGCCGCCCGCGCGCCGAGCGGCTCCAACATCCAGCCCTGGAAGGTCCATGCCATCGCCGGGGAGGCGCGCGCCGCCCTGTCGGCCGAGCTGCTGGCCGCCCATGAGGCGGGGGAGCCGGAAGTGCCGGAATATCCCTATTACCCGGAAAGCTGGCGCGAACCCTATCTCGGCCGCCGGCGGGCGGTCGGCTGGGCGCTCTACGGCTCCATCGGCATCGGCAAGGGCGACCGCGAGCGGATGGCGCGCCAGCATGGCCGCAACTGGCTGTTCTTCGGCGCGCCGGTCGGGCTGTTCTTCACCATCGACCGCGACATGGGCAAGGGCGCCTGGCTCGACCTCGGCATGTTCATGCAGAACGTCATGATCGTCGCCCGCGGCTTCGGGCTGGAGACCTGCCCGCAGGCCGCCTTCTGCTACCGCCACGCCATCACCGCACGGCATCTGGGCCTGCCCGATACGGAGATCATCGCCAGCGGCATGGCGCTGGGCTTCGCCGACTGGTCGGCACCGGAAAACAACTTCCCGACCGACCGCGAACCGGCCGAGGGATTCACCCGTTTCACCGGGTTCTGAAAACGGCGTCCTACAGGGTGATGAACCCGTTCGGCGCCACCGCCGACGGCGCACAGGGCGACAGCAGCCCGGCGACGAAGGCGGCGGTCTGGACCAGCACGCGCGGCGAGAAGGGCTTGGCGATATAGCCCAGCCCGGCCCCGCCGGCCTGCGCCTTGTTGGGCGGGTTCCCGGTGGCGAAGACGCAGGCGATCCCCATCGCCTTCAAGGCGCGGGCGACGTCGAGTCCGTTCGACCCGTTGGCCAGCTTGATGTCGACGAAGGCCATGTCGGGCTTCTCCTGCCCGGCCAGGGCCAGCGCGGTCGGCAGATCCTCGGCGATTCCCGTCACCTCGTGGCCGGCTGACTGAAGGGTCAGCGACACGCCCTCGGCGATCAGAAATTCGTCCTCTATGATCAATATCTTCATTGTTTTTCTTGTAAATTTTGCAGGACGGCCGGAAGGGTCACGCCCGGGTTGGCGTTCTTGGCTTCATCGGGAAAGTTAAAAGGAAGCGCGTCCCCGGAGTCAAACGTTCGATCTCCAGACGCCCTTTCAGTTGCCGCGTAAGATTGCGGACCGTGTTCAGACCGAAGCCGCCGCCGTTGCTTGCAACCTCGTCCGGCAGGCCAATCCCGTCGTCGGCGACGTCGATGCGGACCTCGTTCCCCGCCACCTCCATGTCCAGCTTGACCGTGCCGCGCCGCCCATCGGGAAAGGCGTGCTTGTAGCTGTTGGTCAGCAGTTCGTTGACGATCAGCGCCACCGGCACCGCGGTGTCGACCGGGGCGGGCAATGGCGCCCGGACCGCCATGGTCATCGCCGGCTCGCCGCCGCCGGTGGGCGGGATCGCGTTCTCGGCGATGCTGCGGATCAGGTCCGACAGCTCCACCGTGTCGTACACCGTCCCTTCGCCATAGAGGCGGCGATGAACCTCGGCGATCGCCAGCACGCGGCTGCTGCTGTCCAGCAGTTCCTCCCGCACCTCCTGGCTGCGATGCCGCATCGCCTGGGTCCGCAGCAGGTTGGCGACGATCTGCAGGGAGTTCTTGACCCGGTGGTTGACCTCGTCGAGCAGGATCCGGTTCTCCTGCAACGCCGTGGCCAGCGCCGCCCCCTCCGCCCGCTCGGCCTGGTAATCCCGCTCCAGCCGCCGGACGGTGGAGAAGCCGAGCCAGCCGATGACCGTGACGAAGACGATCCCATAGGCGATCATCAGCAATTCGAGAATGGTGGCGTGCCGGCTGCGCCGGGCGAGCAGCATGTCCTCCTCCGCCCGCATGGTGGCGGTCAGGCGCCGGATCCCGGCCATCGTGCTGGCGCCCTTCCCCTCGCGGATGGTCACCAGTGCCCGCTCCAGCCCGTCTTCGGTGGCCTGGCGCAAAACCTCGGCGATCTGGTCCAGCCTGTCGGCGGTCAGAGAGCGCAGGGCCTTCAGGGTATCCTGCTGAACCGGATTGTCGGCGGTCAGCGACCCGATGCTGTCCAGCAGCCGGCGGCTGCGCTCCCTCCCCTCCTCATAGGCGGCGAGATGAGCGGGATCCGACAACAGCAGGTATCCGCGCTGGCCGGATTCGGTGTCGGACAGGGTGGATTGCAGGGATTCGACGGTGGAGATGACCTCGTGGGTGTGGTCGACCCAGTCGATGGCGCGGCGATATTCGAGGAAGACGGCGACGAGCAGCAGGAAACCGACGAACAGGCCGCCGAGCAGCATCGCCGATACTCTGGCGGCTCGGGCGCGCACGGTGCGGCGCGCAAGGCTGGCGTCGGTGTTGGTGGGCATGGACCGTCCCCGTTTCGCGCCGTCACTGACCTCTCGGAACAGCCCGCACAGTCTGGATCTTCCCGCATCGGGGGCATTGACGTGAGTCAAAACAAGTTAAGTTGATGAACAACCAATATAGCTACCAACGCAGGATTTTCCTCACCCGCCTTGCAGATTCAGCGCCGACGCCAGCGTATCCTGCAGGCGGCTGGGCTGGATCGGCTTGTGCAGCAGCGCGCACTGGGCGCCCGCCGCCTCGCGCAGCCGGTCGGCCGAGGTGTCGCCGGTCAGCAGCACGCCGGGAACGTCGCGCGACAGGCGGCTGCGGACCATGTCCATCACCATCAGCCCGGTGGTGCCTTCCGGCAGGCGGTAATCGGCCAGGATCACGTCGGGCTTTTCCCCGCTGTCGATCAGGCTGCCCAGAAGCTCCTCCGCCTCGGCTCCGCTGCCGGCCTCCGCCACGCGATAGCCCCAATCCTCCAGCATCAGCACCAGCGCCATGCGGATGACGGCATCGTCCTCCACCAGCATGACCAGCCGCCCGCCATCGTCGGCGGCCCCGCCGCTGTCGGCGGCGCCAACGCCGCCCGCCTGTTCGAGGGCGTCGGATTTCGCCTCGCTCAGCGGCAGGCTGACGGTGAAGCGGCTGCCACGGCCGAGCGAGGAGGTCACGTCGATGGTGCCGCCCAGCATGGCGACCAGCCGCCGGGCGATGCTCAGCCCAAGCCCAAGCCCCTCCCGCCGGTCGCGGGCGGCGTTGCCGACCTGGAAGAAGTCCTGGAAGATGCGGTCGATGTGCTGGTCGGCGATGCCGATGCCGCTGTCCCACACCTCGATCTGCACCTGGTCGCCGCGTCGGCGCGCGCCAAGCAGAACCCGCCCGCCAGGCGCGAAACGCAGCGCATTGGACAGCAGGTTGCGCAGCACCCGCTCCAGCAGGCGCGGGTCGGTGCGCGTCGTCATCCGCGGCGCCACCAGACGCAGGCTCTGGCCGGCCTTCTCGGCCTGGGGAGCGAATTCCCCGTGCAGGCGGCCCAGCAGGGCGGCGAGATCGACGGCCTCCGGGCTGGCGGCGACCAACCCGGCTTCCAGCTTGGAGATGTCGAGCATCCGGTCCAGCATGCCGCCCAGCCCGCCGAGCGAGGACTGGATCTGCTCCGCCATCCGCCGCGCGCCGGCCGAGAGCTTTTCCTTCATCAGCAGGTCGGACAGCAGCAGCAGCGCCTGAACCGGCTGGCGCAGATCGTGGCTCGCCGCCGCCAGGAAGCGTTCGCGGGCATCGAGCGCCACGTTCAGATCGCGTTCGAGCGCTTTCACCGCGGTGATGTCGGCGACGCTGGACACCACGGCCTCCACCCCGCCGGCCGGATCGGCGACCGGGTGACTCGACACCCGCAGCCAGCGGGTGGGGGCGGTCGCCTCCTCCCCCTCGACCACGCCGATGATGCGTTCGGCCACCGGCTTGCCGCTGCGCGCCGCCTCCGCCGCCGGGGGAAGCCCGTGCAGCCGGTTGCCGTTGGCGTCGATGAAGCGGCGGCCGGCGGTGGTCGGGACCATCGTCGCCGGGGCGGTGGCCGGCGCCAGTTGCCCGTCCGCCCCACGCTCTCCCCGGCCTTCTCCCTCCAGGGCCGCCGCGGTGGGATCGAGCAGCGCGCGGGCCGGCCCGCCCAGCAGCCGCTCCGCCATGGCGTTCGCCAGCAGGCTGCGGCCGTCGACGGCGGTCATCGCCAGCGCGTCGTGCAGCGACTGGACCAGCACCCGGTGCCGCCGTTCGCTGAGGTTCAGCGCCGCTTCCGCCGTCCGCCGCGCGGTGACGTCGCGGAAGGCGACGACGGCGCCCTGGATGCGCTCCGCCATCGGGGCGAGCCGCATGCCGGACGACAGCATGGGGGAGATGGTCACCTCCACCAGCAGCGTCCCGCCATCCTCGCGCCTCAGCTTTTCGCAGGCGACGCTGCGCGGCCGGCCGTCGGTCAGCGACAGGGCCAGCGCGCGGGCCGCGCCAGCGGAAATCGGGGGCGTTTCGTCACCCGGCACCCGCTCCGCCTCCCCGGCCGGACCGGCCAGCAGGTCCGACGGCGGGCGGCCGATCAGGTCGAGGTCGAGATGGCCGGTCATCGCCGTCGCGGCGGCATTGACGAAGCGGATGCGGCCGTCGGCGTCCACCCCCAGGATGCCGTCGCCGACCGATTGCAGGATGTGGTGATAGTCGGCGCGCGCCCGTTCGGCGTCGTCGCGGGACTGCTGCACCTCGCGCAGCCAGGCGTTGCGTTCGGTCAGGTCGGTGATGGTCAGCAGCACGTCGCCACGGTCGCTGTCGTC is a window encoding:
- a CDS encoding AEC family transporter, which translates into the protein MPMSTLLSDAFAVLAPVFVVAALGYGWTRGKLPYDSAFITTFAINVSSPCLVFSALTRLHLSADVMGEIALAATLCMGLTALASIPVLLASGLSLRVYVPAMAFPNAGNLGLPVCLFAFGENGLSLAVLFYAVMSVGQFTLGPALAAGRFDLGQMARTPTIYAVALAVAIQLAGWPLPVWIGNTTTLLGNCAVPLMLFSLGVALSKLRLSGAVRALSMSAFRLAVGFAMGLLVAWAMGLTGAARGVVLVQSSMPVAVFNYLWALRYGNSPEDVAGMVLGSTAMAFIGLPALLMFVMQ
- a CDS encoding OsmC family protein; amino-acid sequence: MAHREHRYAVRLDWTGNLGTGTSSYRAYSRDHTLSAGTKPAIPATSDAAFRGDPARWNPEEMLVGSLSSCHQLWYLHLCSAAGIVVTGYSDDADGVMEEEADGGGQFTAVVLRPRVTLAPGSDAGKALALHHEAAEKCFIARSVNFPVRHEPEVEVEAEAADNGR
- a CDS encoding nitroreductase, with translation MAADPMSMPMEGAPALSVLDAVAGRRSVRAFLARPVERETVLRILDLAARAPSGSNIQPWKVHAIAGEARAALSAELLAAHEAGEPEVPEYPYYPESWREPYLGRRRAVGWALYGSIGIGKGDRERMARQHGRNWLFFGAPVGLFFTIDRDMGKGAWLDLGMFMQNVMIVARGFGLETCPQAAFCYRHAITARHLGLPDTEIIASGMALGFADWSAPENNFPTDREPAEGFTRFTGF
- a CDS encoding response regulator, with the translated sequence MKILIIEDEFLIAEGVSLTLQSAGHEVTGIAEDLPTALALAGQEKPDMAFVDIKLANGSNGLDVARALKAMGIACVFATGNPPNKAQAGGAGLGYIAKPFSPRVLVQTAAFVAGLLSPCAPSAVAPNGFITL
- a CDS encoding sensor histidine kinase — encoded protein: MPTNTDASLARRTVRARAARVSAMLLGGLFVGFLLLVAVFLEYRRAIDWVDHTHEVISTVESLQSTLSDTESGQRGYLLLSDPAHLAAYEEGRERSRRLLDSIGSLTADNPVQQDTLKALRSLTADRLDQIAEVLRQATEDGLERALVTIREGKGASTMAGIRRLTATMRAEEDMLLARRSRHATILELLMIAYGIVFVTVIGWLGFSTVRRLERDYQAERAEGAALATALQENRILLDEVNHRVKNSLQIVANLLRTQAMRHRSQEVREELLDSSSRVLAIAEVHRRLYGEGTVYDTVELSDLIRSIAENAIPPTGGGEPAMTMAVRAPLPAPVDTAVPVALIVNELLTNSYKHAFPDGRRGTVKLDMEVAGNEVRIDVADDGIGLPDEVASNGGGFGLNTVRNLTRQLKGRLEIERLTPGTRFLLTFPMKPRTPTRA
- a CDS encoding PAS domain S-box protein, yielding MSEDSSGRLRRRAETILSGGHFEASDITATSMKELLHELYVHQAELEIQNEELRGAQQALEASRLQYLQLFQSVPLACLAVNAAGIVGEANAAAERQFGLPMLRLKGRPLTLLVDGVDHGRLFTALGRLRDHGEWVRQEFRFLGPQGTVIDGLTDARRVTLDDSDRGDVLLTITDLTERNAWLREVQQSRDDAERARADYHHILQSVGDGILGVDADGRIRFVNAAATAMTGHLDLDLIGRPPSDLLAGPAGEAERVPGDETPPISAGAARALALSLTDGRPRSVACEKLRREDGGTLLVEVTISPMLSSGMRLAPMAERIQGAVVAFRDVTARRTAEAALNLSERRHRVLVQSLHDALAMTAVDGRSLLANAMAERLLGGPARALLDPTAAALEGEGRGERGADGQLAPATAPATMVPTTAGRRFIDANGNRLHGLPPAAEAARSGKPVAERIIGVVEGEEATAPTRWLRVSSHPVADPAGGVEAVVSSVADITAVKALERDLNVALDARERFLAAASHDLRQPVQALLLLSDLLMKEKLSAGARRMAEQIQSSLGGLGGMLDRMLDISKLEAGLVAASPEAVDLAALLGRLHGEFAPQAEKAGQSLRLVAPRMTTRTDPRLLERVLRNLLSNALRFAPGGRVLLGARRRGDQVQIEVWDSGIGIADQHIDRIFQDFFQVGNAARDRREGLGLGLSIARRLVAMLGGTIDVTSSLGRGSRFTVSLPLSEAKSDALEQAGGVGAADSGGAADDGGRLVMLVEDDAVIRMALVLMLEDWGYRVAEAGSGAEAEELLGSLIDSGEKPDVILADYRLPEGTTGLMVMDMVRSRLSRDVPGVLLTGDTSADRLREAAGAQCALLHKPIQPSRLQDTLASALNLQGG